The following are encoded together in the Salvia hispanica cultivar TCC Black 2014 chromosome 6, UniMelb_Shisp_WGS_1.0, whole genome shotgun sequence genome:
- the LOC125195339 gene encoding multisubstrate pseudouridine synthase 7, which yields MSSPFHYASLKYSDFIVNEVGLDGNVVHLTTLDSPLEIAVEKKVEVADLQEKDYTNEIESFRVLAGDSDVEKLKKLIDQVVSGVINDDESIVLSPSSDKSHRTAVHNFFKERMKFLVTDTVDGPDSSSKCIRVRMNSGSNNGRGRNSRKRKNRDDKPYDSRGSDSSWPENLGKFLRFHLYKENKDTQEALGLLAKMLGTKPRSFGFAGTKDKRAVTTQRVTVFKQRASKLAALNEKLIGIKVGNFCHVNEGLVLGQLQGNRFTITLRSISAENEDIIRAAATSLGENGFINYFGLQRFGSSSIATHLIGAALLRGEWKGAVSMVLEPREGEKDATRQIREYYKESGDIEGTLRQLPRYLVAERSILQCFQKSPGNYLQALLAIPRTLRMMFVHSYQSYLWNHAASMRVQNYGFNQVVLGDLVYCKEEDNDKETLTSPLECEDDAGNDDTHIDCNLEDIPVADLSEVKNASVKVISEEDIAAEKYSIEDIVLPLPGSRVSYPSNEIGKIYHDLAKKDGISLTESAHNSKEFSLTNMTGAYRRVFQKPKDFEWELLKYTDPNLPLAETDMDVIAKSRASRIVRDSDEKENPHGCRPEAENCNNETNISANVKDDTQTETSESQESQTALKLGFTLPASCYATMAIRELLKTSTSVAFHRALN from the exons ATGTCATCACCTTTTCATTATGCATCGTTAAA ATATTCAGATTTTATTGTTAATGAAGTGGGTTTGGATGGAAATGTTGTTCATTTAACTACGTTGGACTCTCCGTTGGAG ATTGCAGTGGAAAAGAAAGTAGAAGTAGCTGATTTACAGGAAAAAGATTATACTAATGAGATAGAATCGTTCAGAGTTCTTGCTGGTGATTCTGatgttgagaaattgaaaaaactcATTGATCAAGTTGTTTCAGGAGTTATTAACGATGATGAATCTATTGTTCTTTCTCCGAGCTCTGACAAATCTCATCGAACT GCTGTTCATAACTTCTTCAAGGAGAGAATGAAATTCCTTGTTACTGACACAGTGGATGGGCCTGATTCTTCATCGAAGTGTATTCGTGTGCGAATGAATTCAGGAAGTAACAATGGCAGGGGAAGGAACTccaggaaaagaaaaaatcgaGATGATAAACCATATGATTCTAGAGGCTCTGATAGTAGTTGGCCAGAAAACCTTGGCAAGTTTCTTAG GTTTCATCTTTACAAGGAGAACAAGGATACACAAGAAGCCCTTGGGCTCCTTGCTAAGATGCTTGGCACTAAG CCCAGGTCCTTTGGTTTTGCTGGCACAAAGGATAAACGTGCAGTAACCACTCAGAGg GTTACCGTTTTCAAGCAGCGGGCAAGTAAGTTAGCTGCActtaatgagaaattgattGGTATTAAAGTTGGAAACTTCTG cCATGTTAATGAAGGACTTGTTCTCGGGCAACTCCAAGGAAATAGATTTACAATTACATTAAG AAGCATCAGTGCTGAGAATGAAGATATTATTAGAGCAGCTGCTACTTCTTTAGGGGAGAACGGATTTATCAACTATTTTGGTTTGCAG CGCTTTGGAAGCAGTTCTATAGCTACACATCTCATTGGAGCCGCATTACTGCGAGGGGAATGGAAAGGTGCTGTAAGCATGGTTTTGGAGCCGCGAGAAGGAG AGAAGGATGCCACAAGACAGATAAGAGAATATTACAAGGAGAGTGGTGACATTGAGGGTACTTTAAGGCAGTTGCCACGATATCTTGTTGCAGAACGTTCTATT CTGCAATGCTTCCAAAAGAGTCCTGGGAATTACTTACAAGCTTTGTTGGCGATACCTAGGACATTGAGAATGAT GTTTGTGCATAGTTATCAGAGCTATTTATGGAACCATGCAGCGAGTATGAGAGTTCAAAACTATG GGTTCAACCAGGTTGTATTGGGTGATTTAGTATACTgcaaagaagaagataatgaCAAAGAAACATTAACATCTCCTTTGGAGTGTGAAGATGACGCTGGCAATGATGATACACACATTGATTGCAATCTTGAGGACATACCAGTGGCTGATCTTTCTGAAGTAAAAAATGCATCTGTTAAG GTTATTAGTGAGGAGGATATTGCTGCTGAGAAGTATTCTATTGAAGATATTGTCCTTCCTTTACCAGG GTCAAGGGTGTCTTATCCATCAAATGAAATTGGAAAAATCTATCATGACTTGGCGAAAAAG GATGGTATCAGCTTGACGGAGAGTGCACATAATTCAAA GGAATTCTCATTAACCAATATGACTGGAGCATATAGGCGGGTGTTTCAAAAGCCCAAGGATTTTGAGTG GGAATTGCTCAAGTACACAGATCCAAATCTACCACTGGCAGAGACAGATATGGACGTTATTGCCAAGTCACGTGCATCCAGGATTGTCAGAGATTCGGATGAAAAGGAAAATCCTCATGGTTGCAGACCAGAGGCAGAAAATTGCAACAATGAGACCAATATATCAGCAAATGTAAAAGATGATACACAAACTGAGACCTCTGAGTCACAGGAAAGCCAGACGGCCCTCAAGTTGGGGTTTACCCTCCCTGCTTCATGTTATGCAACTATGGCCATAAGGGAGCTGCTGAAGACATCAACCTCG GTTGCATTTCACAGGGCGCTGAACTAA
- the LOC125195337 gene encoding multisubstrate pseudouridine synthase 7-like: MLRSQIAKSLKNIKPFRKTSSSLKPYSHRPEMSMNSVEESQVGILCYISQLPGFRGILKQRYSDFIVNEVGLDGNVVHLTTLDSPLEIAVEKKVEVADLQEKDYTNEIESFRVLAGDSDVEKLKKLIDQVVSGVINDDESIVLSPSSDKSHRTAVHNFFKERMKFLVTDTVDGPDSSSKCIRVRMNSGSNNGRGRNSRKRKNRDDKPYDSRGSDSSWPENLGKFLRFHLYKENKDTQEALGLLAKMLGTKPRSFGFAGTKDKRAVTTQRVTVFKQRASKLAALNEKLIGIKVGNFCHVNEGLVLGQLQGNRFTITLRSISAENEDIIRAAATSLGENGFINYFGLQRFGSSSIATHLIGAALLRGEWKGAVSMVLEPREGEKDATRQIREYYKESGDIEGTLRQLPRYLVAERSILQCFQKSPGNYLQALLAIPRTLRMMFVHSYQSYLWNHAASMRVQNYGMHQVVLGDLVYCKEEDNDKETLTSPLECEDDTGDDDTHFDCNLEDIPVADLSEEKNASVKVITEEDIAAESILLKILSFLYRNGISLTESAHNSNAAAKDARVSLAISEAYVDDGCDGVDTQSPKCPKITISGKLRKLPAKSREGVRRGRPCSKPTRLCRVPKMNGTFSVYRLDILHLFLVNRSPEEGPHGGRLPLRRLSIAQWRSN; this comes from the exons ATGCTGAGGAGTCAAATTGCAAAATCACTGAAAAACATTAAACCCTTTCGGAAAACCTCCTCTTCTCTAAAACCCTACTCCCACCGGCCGGAGATGAGCATGAATTCCGTCGAAGAATCTCAAGTTGGGATTCTCTGCTACATTTCTCAACTTCCCGGCTTCCGAGGAATTCTCAAGCAGAG ATATTCAGATTTTATTGTTAATGAAGTGGGTTTGGATGGAAATGTTGTTCATTTAACTACGTTGGACTCTCCGTTGGAG ATTGCAGTGGAAAAGAAAGTAGAAGTAGCTGATTTACAGGAAAAAGATTATACTAATGAGATAGAATCGTTCAGAGTTCTTGCTGGTGATTCTGatgttgagaaattgaaaaaactcATTGATCAAGTTGTTTCAGGAGTTATTAACGATGATGAATCTATTGTTCTTTCTCCGAGCTCTGACAAATCTCATCGAACT GCTGTTCATAACTTCTTCAAGGAGAGAATGAAATTCCTTGTTACTGACACAGTGGATGGGCCTGATTCTTCATCGAAGTGTATTCGTGTGCGAATGAATTCAGGAAGTAACAATGGCAGGGGAAGGAACTccaggaaaagaaaaaatcgaGATGATAAACCATATGATTCTAGAGGCTCTGATAGTAGTTGGCCAGAAAACCTTGGCAAGTTTCTTAG GTTTCATCTTTACAAGGAGAACAAGGATACACAAGAAGCCCTTGGGCTCCTTGCTAAGATGCTTGGCACTAAG CCCAGGTCCTTTGGTTTTGCTGGCACAAAGGATAAACGTGCAGTAACCACTCAGAGg GTTACCGTTTTCAAGCAGCGGGCAAGTAAGTTAGCTGCActtaatgagaaattgattGGTATTAAAGTTGGAAACTTCTG cCATGTTAATGAAGGACTTGTTCTCGGGCAACTCCAAGGAAATAGATTTACAATTACATTAAG AAGCATCAGTGCTGAGAATGAAGATATTATTAGAGCAGCTGCTACTTCTTTAGGGGAGAACGGATTTATCAACTATTTTGGTTTGCAG CGCTTTGGAAGCAGTTCTATAGCTACACATCTCATTGGAGCCGCATTACTGCGAGGGGAATGGAAAGGTGCTGTAAGCATGGTTTTGGAGCCGCGAGAAGGAG AGAAGGATGCCACAAGACAGATAAGAGAATATTACAAGGAGAGTGGTGACATTGAGGGTACTTTAAGGCAGTTGCCACGATATCTTGTTGCAGAACGTTCTATT CTGCAATGCTTCCAAAAGAGTCCTGGGAATTACTTACAAGCTTTGTTGGCAATACCTAGGACATTGAGAATGAT GTTTGTGCATAGTTATCAGAGCTATTTATGGAACCATGCAGCGAGTATGAGAGTTCAAAACTATGGTATGCA CCAGGTTGTATTGGGTGATTTAGTATACTgcaaagaagaagataatgaCAAAGAAACATTAACATCTCCTTTGGAGTGTGAAGATGACACTGGCGATGATGATACACACTTTGATTGCAATCTTGAGGACATACCAGTGGCTGATCTTTctgaagaaaaaaatgcatCTGTTAAG GTCATAACTGAGGAGGATATTGCTGCTGAAAGTATTCTATTGAAGATATTGTCCTTCCTTTACAGG AATGGTATCAGCTTGACGGAGAGTGCACATAATTCAAA TGCCGCCGCCAAGGATGCCCGGGTCAGCCTCGCCATCTCAGAGGCGTACGTCGACGACGGCTGCGACGGCGTCGACACCCAGTCGCCCAAGTGTCCGAAGATCACCATCTCCGGCAAG ctGAGGAAGCTCCCGGCGAAGTCGCGCGAGGGTGTCCGGCGGGGCAGGCCCTGTTCAAAGCCCACCCGGCTTTGCAGGGTTCCGAAAATGAACGGGACCTTCAGCGTCTACCGGCTGGACATCCTCCATCTCTTTCTCGTCAACCGTTCGCCCGAAGAGGGACCTCACGGTGGACGACTACCTCTACGTCGACTGAGTATTGCCCAGTGGCGGAGCAATTAA